A stretch of Candidatus Bathyarchaeia archaeon DNA encodes these proteins:
- a CDS encoding RNA-binding domain-containing protein: MPVRSLPLAFIEVRAISHATENLEKVMTALQNVISSEILDEVQISREQLEGHFGNPIVLMKARVNRKSGIRKMTEELFNRLPRQELEKLSSDLERRIDEDGNFYIRLDKQAAYRGEIRLGEFDVIRLQFKFSLPKRQRQQVIEASRQLILQTT, encoded by the coding sequence ATGCCTGTTCGCAGCCTGCCACTAGCCTTCATCGAAGTTAGGGCAATAAGCCACGCTACAGAGAACCTTGAGAAAGTTATGACCGCTCTACAGAACGTAATATCTAGTGAGATTCTCGACGAGGTTCAAATCAGCCGAGAGCAGTTGGAAGGTCATTTCGGGAATCCAATAGTACTCATGAAGGCGAGAGTGAACAGAAAATCAGGAATAAGGAAAATGACTGAAGAACTTTTCAACAGGCTGCCACGGCAAGAACTTGAAAAATTATCCTCAGACCTAGAGCGGAGAATAGATGAAGATGGCAACTTCTACATTAGGCTTGATAAACAAGCGGCCTATCGAGGTGAAATAAGGCTCGGCGAATTCGATGTGATTCGTCTCCAATTCAAGTTCTCCCTCCCTAAAAGGCAACGGCAACAGGTGATAGAAGCCAGCCGGCAGCTAATCCTGCAGACAACTTAG
- a CDS encoding RNase P subunit p30 family protein gives MAEVNELFRWAGQLGYCTIGISLPPCTPEGIVNRFHALAREHGLEPVSRVDLKPETPNELLQSLRRLRRKYVVVAVECRTKQVARQAAKDHRVDILNFPFTYERSWFDMAEAELASSSNANLEINIVEILQADNTGLLKIFTELRRRLTIAEKSRIGIVVSSGAESAINLRGPRDLIAFINLFGLSLESSKAAVSSYPLEIIKRNKEKLSQSLELGVKLVNVGL, from the coding sequence TTGGCGGAAGTAAATGAACTCTTCAGGTGGGCGGGGCAACTCGGGTATTGTACCATTGGTATATCTCTCCCTCCCTGTACTCCGGAGGGCATCGTAAACAGATTCCATGCTCTGGCCAGAGAGCACGGGCTGGAGCCGGTGTCTCGAGTAGACCTGAAACCAGAAACGCCAAACGAATTACTCCAATCTCTGAGACGGCTGAGGCGAAAGTATGTGGTGGTGGCGGTAGAGTGTCGTACAAAACAGGTTGCACGTCAGGCTGCGAAAGACCATCGTGTAGACATCTTAAATTTTCCTTTCACGTACGAAAGGAGCTGGTTCGATATGGCTGAGGCGGAATTGGCTTCTTCATCTAACGCCAACCTAGAGATTAATATAGTCGAGATTCTGCAAGCTGATAATACAGGCTTACTCAAGATTTTTACCGAGTTGCGGAGACGCCTAACCATCGCTGAAAAGAGTAGAATAGGCATAGTAGTCTCCAGTGGGGCTGAGTCAGCTATAAACCTCAGAGGACCCCGAGATCTCATAGCCTTCATCAATCTCTTCGGCTTGAGCCTAGAGAGTTCAAAGGCAGCAGTCTCAAGCTACCCATTGGAGATCATCAAGAGGAATAAGGAGAAGCTCAGTCAATCCTTAGAGTTAGGAGTTAAACTTGTTAATGTGGGGTTGTAG
- a CDS encoding Rpp14/Pop5 family protein, giving the protein MWGCRMVKTTRKRYILFQTYPESSRFTTCKVHRAVQNSLLRLFGVYGLSQVNLALPVHSENKCFGVLRCSHKHVGLVKAALVFIREIEGKPVAFRVIRTSGTLKSLMEKLKGSTSYPLEATSIL; this is encoded by the coding sequence ATGTGGGGTTGTAGGATGGTCAAGACTACTAGGAAGAGGTATATCCTATTCCAAACATACCCTGAAAGTAGCAGATTCACCACATGTAAAGTTCACAGAGCAGTTCAGAATAGTCTCTTACGCCTCTTCGGAGTCTATGGCCTTAGCCAAGTTAACCTCGCTTTACCCGTACACAGCGAGAATAAGTGTTTCGGCGTGTTGAGGTGCTCCCACAAACATGTGGGGCTAGTGAAAGCTGCCCTAGTCTTTATTAGAGAGATAGAGGGTAAACCAGTTGCCTTCCGAGTTATAAGAACATCAGGTACATTAAAATCCCTGATGGAGAAGCTCAAAGGCTCAACATCTTATCCGCTGGAGGCTACCAGCATACTCTGA